A genome region from Bacteroidota bacterium includes the following:
- a CDS encoding glycosyltransferase family A protein — MISIIICTYNREAYLRRCLNSLIRQNMDKKLYEIILVNNNCSDQTDTFCRDFIESNPEIHFKYLIEDNQGLSFARNKGIREAKGDILLFIDDDAYAPEKDYLSVIQSFFATHPDVASMGGKIVLLFEAQKSHWMTDFLMPLISAKK; from the coding sequence GTGATATCAATCATAATCTGCACATATAACAGAGAAGCATACCTCAGGAGGTGTCTGAATAGTTTAATCCGTCAGAACATGGATAAAAAGCTTTACGAAATTATTCTTGTCAATAATAATTGCTCTGATCAGACAGATACATTTTGTAGGGATTTTATAGAAAGTAATCCGGAGATTCATTTTAAATACTTAATCGAGGACAACCAAGGATTATCATTTGCAAGGAATAAAGGCATAAGAGAAGCGAAAGGCGATATTCTACTGTTTATTGATGACGATGCTTATGCGCCTGAAAAGGATTATTTAAGCGTTATTCAATCATTCTTTGCAACACATCCTGATGTGGCTTCTATGGGGGGTAAAATCGTTCTTTTGTTTGAAGCACAAAAATCACATTGGATGACGGACTTTTTAATGCCCTTGATCTCGGCGAAGAAATGA